DNA from Mycobacterium sp. SMC-8:
CGAGGTTCTCCGCCGACACCAGCGACAGCATCCGGATCCGCAACTCACCCGCCGAGGCCAGCGCGATCGCGAACGGTAGCGGGTTGTCGTCGCCGGGCCGGGTGGGCACCGCGACCGTCAGCTTCAAGAACCTGTCGTCGGGGTCCTCGGCGTACCCGCGCGGTGCCAGCGCCACCGGGATCGACGACGAGTGCAGCAACGCCCCGGTCACCGGGCCGATGGTGTGCCTGCCGAAGAACCCGTCGCGGGCGCCACCGACGACGATCAGATCCGAGGACTTCTGCTCGGCGAACTCGACGAGCGTCTGCGCGAACGATTCTCCGACGATCACCGACGACCCCGCGGTGACCCCGTCGGCGGCCAACGCCGCCACCGCTTTCGCGACCCACTGTTCACCGCGCTCGACGAGCAGTCGCTGATACTCCAGCCGCCCCGGGTGCCCGTCGGGCAGCTCCTCCCGCACCACGACCACCACGTCGACCTCGGCGCTGAAGGTCCTGGCCAGTGCGCTGGCCAGTGCGATGCCGTCGTCACCGGTCGGTGTCGCGAGGTATCCCACTGTCAAATGCATTGCAAGACCTGTCTTTTAGTAGATATCAAGAACCTTGACCTCGGTGCTCGCATTGAGCGTCTCACCGCGGAAGAACCGCTTGGTGCCGAAGGCGAAGCACGCCAGCATCAACGGGATGCCCAGCACCAGCATCCCGACCCCGAGCACGAACACCCCGCCCAGCGGGCCGAACGCGGTGTAGCCGTAGTCGGGCTGGATCATGTCATAGGCGCTCTGGAAGAACGCCCACGTCATCGCCAGCGCCCCGAGGAGCGGAAAAACCCCGCGGAAGAACAGGTTTCGCGTCGAACTGAACACCGAGCGACGGAAGTACCATACGCAGGCGTAGGCGGTGATGCCGTAGTAGAACGCGACGGCCAGGCCCAGGGACGCCACCGAGTCGGCCAGTGCGTTCTCCGACAGGAATGTCAGGAGCAGATAGAAGAACAGGGCCGAAGCGCCCATCACCATGGTGCCGAACGCCGGTGTCATGTACCGCGGGTGCACCGAGGCGAACCGCTTCGGAATCGCTTCATAGACCGCCATCGACAGCGTTCCGCGGGCGGTCGGCAGGATCGTGGTCTGGGTCGACGAGAGCGCCGACACCGACACCGTGAGCAGCAGCGCCGACGCCGCGATGGTGCCTGCGACCGGTTCACCGAGCACGGTGAGCACGTCGTCGGTGTTGTTCGGGTTGTTCAGCCCGATGCCCACTTCGCTGAACCCGGCGAACGACTGGATCGCGAACGCCACCAGAACATAGGTGCACACCAAGATCACCGTCGTGATCAACGCGGCGATCCCGGGGGTGCGGCCGGGATCCTTGGTCTCCTCGCCGACGGCCAGGCATGCGTCCCAACCCCAATAGATGAAGATGCACAGGATCACCGCGGCAGCGATCGACGACATGTCCAGCCCGGCGGGCCACAGCCACGACAGCTGCGGGGTGATGGCCTGCGCCCCGGCGGTGCCGGAGAACACCCGGACCAGCGCTATGACGCTGACCACGATCAGCACACCGAATTGGATCGCGATCAACACGTTCTGCACCCGCTCGCTGACCACGATGCCGCGTGCCGACAACAACGTCATCGCGATGATGAAGAACGATCCGAGAGTGACTTTCGCGAACACGTTCTCGGCGAGGTCATCGAGGCCGAGGAAATTGAACAGGTAGATCGCCGCGATCTCGGCGACGTTGGCCAGCACGATGATCGCCGAGACCGCCAGCCCCCAGCCGCCGATCCAGCCGATCCACGGTCCGAAAGCCTTGGTGCCCCAGGTGAATGTGGTGCCGCAGTCCGGGGTGTCCTGGCTCAGTTCTTTGTAGGCGAACGCGACCAGCAGCATCGGGATGAACGCCAGTAACAACATCGACGGGGCCTTCTCGCCGACGGCCAGCACGACGTATCCGAGCGTGGCTGCCAGGCTGTAGGCCGGCGCGACGGCCGCCAATCCGATGACGACGTTGCCCACCAGTCCGAGTGCCCCGGCGTGCAGGCCCTTGCCGCCCACCGCAGGGGTCGGCGGCTGCTCCTTGATAGCCATTGGCGCAATATACGGTTCGGGTGCCCGCCAGACTTCTGGTACGGCAAATTCATTGCCGCCGCTGGTCTTTGCCGCCGACGGCGCCGGTTCTAGACTCGTGCCATGACCGTCAGTGCGCGGGCCGGGGAGTTCGAGCGGCTACGGCCGCAGCTTCTCGCGGTGGCGTACCGGTTGACCGGCACGCTGGCCGATGCCGAGGACATCGTGCAGGACGCGTGGTTGCGCTGGGATGCCCACCGTGCGACGGC
Protein-coding regions in this window:
- a CDS encoding APC family permease — its product is MAIKEQPPTPAVGGKGLHAGALGLVGNVVIGLAAVAPAYSLAATLGYVVLAVGEKAPSMLLLAFIPMLLVAFAYKELSQDTPDCGTTFTWGTKAFGPWIGWIGGWGLAVSAIIVLANVAEIAAIYLFNFLGLDDLAENVFAKVTLGSFFIIAMTLLSARGIVVSERVQNVLIAIQFGVLIVVSVIALVRVFSGTAGAQAITPQLSWLWPAGLDMSSIAAAVILCIFIYWGWDACLAVGEETKDPGRTPGIAALITTVILVCTYVLVAFAIQSFAGFSEVGIGLNNPNNTDDVLTVLGEPVAGTIAASALLLTVSVSALSSTQTTILPTARGTLSMAVYEAIPKRFASVHPRYMTPAFGTMVMGASALFFYLLLTFLSENALADSVASLGLAVAFYYGITAYACVWYFRRSVFSSTRNLFFRGVFPLLGALAMTWAFFQSAYDMIQPDYGYTAFGPLGGVFVLGVGMLVLGIPLMLACFAFGTKRFFRGETLNASTEVKVLDIY
- a CDS encoding universal stress protein: MHLTVGYLATPTGDDGIALASALARTFSAEVDVVVVVREELPDGHPGRLEYQRLLVERGEQWVAKAVAALAADGVTAGSSVIVGESFAQTLVEFAEQKSSDLIVVGGARDGFFGRHTIGPVTGALLHSSSIPVALAPRGYAEDPDDRFLKLTVAVPTRPGDDNPLPFAIALASAGELRIRMLSLVSAENLAEAGSAREVRALQREAAEENLALAARALPDAPDIESLVADGMTLESALKKLRWDDGDLLVVGSSRFAAPRRIFLGSTAARILAGVDVPVIVVPREDG